From Panthera tigris isolate Pti1 chromosome B4, P.tigris_Pti1_mat1.1, whole genome shotgun sequence:
AGGGTAGGGTGGATATTATCCCTAAAGCAGAAATGAGGAATAGGTCCAGTGGGTTTTTGTGCAGGTCCTAACTCACAGAACTTTGGGTAGTAAACTGGTGCTGGAACCTagattttctagtttcttactTGTCGTCTTTCCCCAATAAGACAGTTTAACTCAGTAGTTCCCAACATTGTTTCTGTCACTATAGACCATGAACTctgtcttccctttcctcttaCAGTTTTATAAAATCTTAATATTATTAGGAGCTAATTAgactacaaaagcaaaaaataaacattagcaagTTCTTAGCTTATACAGTTTTATTGGCGTGAAGTTAggaattttgtaataaaaactaaTGGTGacatggggtacctggctggctcagtgggtagagcatgtgattcttgatctcagggtcatgagttcaagccccacactgggcatagagcttatttaaaaaaaaaaaaaaaaaggcaggggagcctgggtggttcagttggttaagtgttctactcttgattttggataaggtcatgatctcacagtttgtgagattgagccccacgttgggctctgtctgacaacgtggagcctgcttggaatgccctctctccctctctctttgtccctcgtTCAGTTGTATTgtgtatactctctctctctcaaataaatattaaaaaattttttaaataaaaaaatctgggtgtctgggtgggtcaTTTGGTTAGGTGTCcagatgtcggctcaggtcatgatctcatggtttatgagtttgagcctcacattgggctcgctgctgtcagcacagagaccgcttGGGATCCTTTGTCCGCCCCCCTCTCtatgctcttcccctgctcacacttgttctctgtctctcaaaaatatacataaaaaaaaaggttattcctaagaaataaataagtaataaaataaaataaataatggtgaCAGCCACTATTTATTCTATTCTTGTTTGTGAACCACACCTAATAGTGGGCCTATCCATCAGTAACTTCTTTGGGATATTCATAGCATGAggatcttcatttttccttttaggaGCCCTATACGAACCAGTTGAGGGAGCTTTTAGACCCTGGGGTtgccacagggtgcctgggtggctcagttggttaagcacctgacttcggctcaggtcacaatctcacagctcttgagtttgagccctgtgtcgggctctgtgcagagcctagagcctactttgaattctgtgtctccctgtctgtctgcctcttccctgcttgtgctctctctttctctctctcaaaaaataaacatttaaaaaaaagatgcggTCGCCTCTTCAAGATACCTTGAATTTGTGTGGAGAAAACTGTGTTTCTAGAGTCATAATTTTTGGAGCATTTGTGGGGCTGGGAACTTAGAGCTTTCTCTTTGAATGTAGGGGGAGCACAGATCCTGGAGAAGCTAGAGCCTAACCCCTCTTGTGCTCCTTAGGATGGAGTCCACAGAGAAGTGTGAAGCCATCATCACCCActttaatggaaaatatattaAGACACCTGCTGGAGTACCAGGTGAGGCATCTGGGAATCAGGCTGAGAGAGTCACAGATTGTTACTTCCAGGGAAGATTCTGGAGGCATTTTGCATGAGTGTGAATGGACTAAGTGAGGTAGGACTCAGCTGCctgtttgcttgctttcttggcAGCCCCTTCTGATCCCTTGCTTTGCAAATTTGCTGATGGTGGTCCAAAGAAACGACAGAACCAaggaaaatatgtgcaaaatggACGGGCCTGGCCAAGGAATGGAGATGTGGTAAGAGGACCTCTGAGGAGACAGGAGTACTAAGGTTATTAAAGTGGAATGGAAATTACCATGGCCTGATTTCTGTGAGTTTAGTGGCAAGCTTGAGAGCTATAGCATGTAACTGAGAGATGGCTGGCTGCTTAACATGATCTTCAGTGTGGGTCTTGAGCGGGATTTTGCAGCCTGCACAACCAGAAAAACTCCAGAACAGCAGTAATGGGACCAGTCCAGACTTTGCTCTAATCTGTTGCATCAAACACATCCTAGTCTTGACATTCTGGGCTTCCTCCTGTTACCACCCAAGGGCTCACAATATGATTGATCACTGTGTTCTTCCTTTATAGGGTGGTATGGCTTTGACCTATGATCCCACCACAGCTCTTCAGAATGGGTAAGGGTGTTTGCTATCATTGGGCTACCTGAAAATGACAACAGCCTGTCCTGGTACTGGGATGtttcatcttgatttttaaaCAGCAGTTAGTGGGAAGTGGCTGTGTCTGTTAGTGGGGCCCTTGTGGTTTCCTGTGACTCCTTACTGATGAGGTTCCTTCTTCCAGGTTTTACCCAGCTCCTTATAACATCACCCCCAGCAGGATGCTTGCTCAGTCTGCACTCTCCCCATATCTTCCATCTCCTGTGTCTTCATATCAGGTGTGTTCATGCCCAAAAAAGGGTGTGGTGGTTTTCCGTTATCACTGTGCTTTAGGTAAAGGAATATAAGGCTGGAAACTACTTATTTTTTGGTGTTTCCTTTATGTATATTGCTCACAAATCATTTTACTTGAAAGCATAACATGTGATCACATTACATATGTATAGACTGTTATGGTAGCATCCTCTTACTCTCTGTCTACCACCCCATAAGTAAACCCATATTAATTTCCTATtccatatatttcaaaaaattccatatttttcttcatgtggtatacacatatgtatacagtTTTGGAAGTCATCGTTTAATGTGTATACAGTTTTGGAAGTCATCGTTTATTTTACAGAAATCTGgccatattaaatatatttttatacttctctCCTCTCACTCAACAGTATCTtaaaccagtgattctcaaaagtGTGGTCCCTAGACCAGTAGAATCacctgagaattttaaaaaaacataaattcctGGGTTCCACCCCATATCTGCTGAATTAGAAACTCTGGGGATGAGTCCCAGcaatctgtcaccatacaaagttattatagtATTAtcgactgtattccctatgctgtacttttcatatCTGTGACTCACTTCATACCTGGTAGTCTGTAGCTCATAATCCCTTCCACCTATTTCGTCCATcttcaccccacccctccacccccctggaAAGCTAAATTTTTAACAAGCTCTACATGTGATTCTAATGTAGTTAATGTTGaggttctttattttaattatttctttttttaaatagttgcatTATATTTCATGCTGCAGATATACCAGAATTCTTCAACTCTATCTTGGTGAAGGGTATTCACTTGGATTTCAGAGTTTTTCTGGTACAAATAACACTCCAATCCATGTATTATTCAACCTAGCAGGCACATTCCTTGGACTCTAGctcccagaaataaaaccactcaTAAGTAAAGACCCCTATGGCTACATCCTTAAGTTTGAGTACTTTTATTTCTGGGGACTAGAGtccaaggagcatgattgctaGGTTGAATAATATATGGACTTTcagggttctttttgtttttaatacgtatttttaaagtttatttattttgagagagaggaagagagcgcatgtgcatgtgagcagaagagggacagagaaagggagagacagaatcccaagcaggctctgcactgtcagcacaggagccGAACacagttggggggtgggggtagataCAGTCTTAGGAAAAGTGGGATCATGCATGCCTTGAACTGCAACCAAAGGTCTGGCGCTTgacgactgagccccccaggcgcccttggacATTCAGTTTTATAGATGTTGCCAGATTGCTTTCCATAAAGGCtttccaaattgctttccataatGTTTCAGTTCACATTATGAGAGTGAACTGAAACAATGTATGGGAGTGCCCATTTCCCTCCAGCCATAAGTGACATtgctctttttaagtttttcctgGTTTGATAGGTGTGAAGTgcattgttgctttaaattttttttttatgtttatttttgagaccgaaatggaacatgagtgggggaggggcagagagagagggagacacagaatctgaacaggctccaggcacagagcctgacatggggttcaaacccaccaactgttagatcatgacctgagctgaagtcagaagggatgcttaaccgactgagtcacccaggcacccctgcattgttatttaatttgcacttccctgactATAGCTGAGTTTAAgcgttttttgttgttgttgttgttgttgttttttgcatttATCATATTTTGATTTGCTCTTCTCTGATTGCTCTTCATATGCTTGgcccatttttttgtttggttattCCTTTCCCATCAACTTATAAAAaacttatttgtatattatttaagTATTAATCCTCTGGTTATctttcttacaaatatttttttccaaatttattttttgtccatTGACTTTGTGTTGTGGTCCTCAGTCTTGAACTGTAAATCTGAATCACTTGGAGAGCTTATCAAACCTAAATTACTGGGCACCACACAAAGAATTTCCAATTCAATACATCTAGGGTAGgagcaagaatttttttttaattattatttttttaaatgttttatttgggagagagagagcatgagtgggggaagggcaaagagagagggagacacagaatccaaagcagactccaggctccgagctgtcagcacagagctcaatgcggggctcaaactcatgaaccatatgacctaagctgaagttggacgcttaaccaactgagccacccaggtgccccctccaagatttattttggttgttttacatttaaatatgtaatcatcaggaagttatttttttaatatatatattttaaagtttattttgtgagagagagtgtgagcaggggaagggcagagagagagggagagagagaatcccaagaaggctctgtgctgacagtgcagggcttgaattcataaactgtgagatcatgacctgagccgaaatcaagagagttggacgcttaaccaactgagccacccaggcgcccccaggaatttatttttgtatatggtagcagatagggatttttttttaatgtttatttttgagagagagtgcgtgtatGCCCacgtgagctgggaggggcagagagcaaaggagagagagaatcctaagcaggctctgagttgtcagtgcagagctcagactcatggggcttgatctcatgaaccatgagatcatgacctgagccaaaatcaggagtcgttgcttaattgactgagccacccaggtacccctaaagattttataagtaatctctgcatTCAACACAGGGGCTCAaccttacaaccctgagatcaagagtcacacagtCCACTGACTGGGCCGGCCAGGTACCCCACCAGATAGGGATTTTATGGAATTCTTTCAGAACGTTAGCGAGTTGTCCTCGCACCAGATTATTATATCATCATATTTGAATTAATGTATTATTAACAtggtgaattaaattaaaaattaatggtggggcccctgggtggctcagtcagttaagcatctgactgcagctcaggtcatgatctcacagtttgcaagccctgcatcaggctttgtgctgacagctcggagcctggagcctgcttcagattctgtgtctccctctctctctccctcccccacttacactctgtctctctctaaaaaataaaacattaaaaaaattttttttattaaaaatggtgACTTAAATTGTCACCTTtgtcatataataaatattgggGTTTGTTTCTGTATCCTTTATCCTCTTTCAGTGCTCATTGTGTCTGTTCTTACTCCAGTGATGCGTTGACTTGATCACAGTGGCTTTCATAATATGGTCCAATATAAGACAAACCTGTTCcaaatttttcagtctttttgctATTTTTGGCATTTACTCTTCTGTGTAAAGTTTATGATTGatcattttatctaatttttggaaaactgataatttttttaaaattttttttaacgtttatttatttttgagacacagagcatgaacaggtgaggggcagagagagagggagacacagaatctgaaacaggctccaggctctgagctgtcaacacagagcccgacgcggggctcgaactcacagacggtgaaatcatgacctgagccgaagtcggacgcttaaccgaccaagccacccaggcgccccggaaaactGATAATTTTAATTAGAATTACATTAAATTGGTTAGTTTAAGagaactgactttttttttttttttgagaattgactttttaaaaagtattccctCCACCCAAGatttggtatttcttttcatgtttttaaatctctttttatgTCCGTCAACAAGGTTTTCGTGTTGTTTACATAGGTCTTATACTTTTCTTGTTGAATATATTCCTAAGTGTTCCATAGTTTTTATAAGCATTTCTAGATACTTCTGGATACACTGAAGAAAAGCTATTGGTTTATGTTCATCTATCTTGTATGCAGCTACCATGCTAAATACTActactagcatttttttttttactgagtctTTTAAGTTTTCTAGGTATACAGTTATATCATCAGTGCAAAATCatagctttctctttctttccaattttatgCCGTTGTGTTCTTATCTAATTGTAACCTGTTTGACCCTACTGTAAACTACTATTTTCATAAGTGCAGGggttttaatatttctttgtttagGTTAATGTTAACAGCTAGGTTTTGGTAATAGCTTTCAATATATGTATGTAgtttctagtctctatttcactttttggtgtttttttgtttgtttttaataaattgctgctggattttatcaaatgccttttcagCATCTCATACTATGGCTTTCTCCTTCAGTTTTGACTTTTCTTTATAGAGTATCTGATGTTGAACAATCCTTATATTTATGGGGTAAACCTACTTGTTTATTGTGATGCATTTCTAGTTTCTCATtgctaatttttttccattttaaaattgagatatactTCATATGCTATAAAGTTCACCCActtaaatcaaaaccacactcagatatcacctcacgccagtcagagtggctaaaatgaacaaatcagaagactatagatgctggcgaggatgtggagaaacgggaaccctcttgcactcttggtgggaatgcaaactggtgcagccattctggaaaacagtgtggaggttcctcaaaaaattaaaaatagacctaccctatgacccagcaatagcactgctaggaatttacccaagggatacaggagtactgatgcataggggcacttgtaccccaatgtttagagcagcactctcaacagtagccaaattatggaaagagcctaaatgtccatcaattgacgaatggataaagaaattgtggtttttatacacaatggaatactgcgtggcaatgagaaagaatgaaatgtggccttttgtagcaacgtggatggaactggagagtgttaagtgaaataagtcatacagagaaagacagataccatatgttttcactcatatgtggatcctgagaaacttaacagaagtctatgggggaggggaagaaaaaaaaaagaggttagagagggagagagccaaagcataagagactcttaaaaactgagaacaaactgagggttgatggggggtgggaaggaggggagggtgggtgatgggtatcgaggagggcaccttttgggatgagcactgggtgttgtatggaaaccaatttgacaataaatttcatatttaagacaatttaaaaaaataaaaataaattcacccacttaaagtagACAAGTCTGTAATTTCTAGCATATTTTGCAAAGTTATGCAAGtatcaccactgtctaattccagaatatttttatcacctcaGAAAGAGACTCTGTACCCATTAGTAGTCACTGCCcattctccctcacccccaccccctggcaaccactaatataCTTTCTATGGGTATAGATTTGTCGACTCTGGATACTTCATATAATTGGAAGCATacagggctcttgggtggctgggtcggttgagcctccgactttggcttggatcatgatctcacagtttatgggtccgagccccatgccgggttctgtgttgacagctcagagcctggagcctgcttcggattctgtgtctccctctctgcccctctccactcgtgctctgtctctttctctcaaaaataaaacattaaaaaattttaaaaaaataaatggaagcatacaGTATATGTCTTTTGTGTcaagcttctttcacttagcatgctCTCAAGGTTTAACGTGTTGTAGCATATAGTGgtacttggttcttttttatgactgaatcaGTCACATTCCTTTGTGGgactataccacattttgctaTTCACTTATCAGTTGATGTCTCTTTgagttgtttctgccttttgggtattgtgaataatactgctttGAACGTTTGTGTACAATTATTGTGTCAACACATGTTTTagtttctcttgggtatatacctccAAGTGAACTTGCCGGGTTACATAGGaactctgtgtttaattttttgagcagttgccaaactgttttccaaagctgctgtaccattttacattcctgcccgCAGTATATGACACTTGTTATCCTCTCCCTTTAAATACAGCCATCCTAGTGCGTATGAAGttgtatctcatcgtggttttgatttgcatttccctagtgacgaATGATGTTGAAcctctttcatgtgcttattggccatttgtgaaTCTTCAAGTATCTATTcctatcctttgcccatttttaaattgggttatttgttgaCATGTAAGAGttgctaatatattttataaagagttTATTCTTAATGTTTCTATGTTGTGAGGGGGCATTCCAACTTTTTTGGGGTTTTGCTGAAACCAAACTATCAGATCACTGGGAGAAACAGTGGTTTCTAGGCAGTTAAtgtgtttgtctgtttattttgtttgcattAGAGAGTAACTCAGACATCTCCTGTACAAGTACCTAACCCATCTTGGATGCACCACCAGTCATACCTCATGCAGCCTTCAGTGAGTGTTCATAAGTGGGCAGAAGCCAAAGAGGCAATTTGatgtaaagaaaaacaatgggaaaaacaatgtaaagaaaaacaatgtgggTGTGAGTTCTGGCTTAGAACAAACTCAGAGTTTGTTATTCCAAGACAAGGACTCCTCCACACCAATGAGCAGAGCTCCCGTTTCTGTTGTACAGCTGGGTTACTACTCACGTGTTGTTTCCCAGGAATTTTAAATGTCTGCCTTCAGTGGTCCTGATAGATGTGAATCACTAACCCTGTCCTTTGGTGCTGCCTGTAGGGTTCAGTTCTGACACCAGGGATGGATCACCCCATTTCTCTCCAGCCTGCCTCCATGATGGGACCTATTACCCAGCAGTTGGGCCACCTCTCCCTCAGCAGTACAGGCACGGTAAAGCAGGACATTTCTGATTTTCAACTCATACTGAGCAAGGGGTCCCTGTGTCATACTCTTCAGCATAAATACTTGTGAGTGAGGGCGGCGGTTACTTCGGCATCAGTGAAGGCACACTCAGAcgaggagagaaacagaatacGGCCGTTCTGTTCCCCAGTTCACTCCTTTTAACTGATTCCTACTTGGAAAACTAAACAAATAGTGCTTCTGTCTTCATAGCAGTTTATCCAGGAGCTCACACACATGTCCTTAGAAATCCTTACGAAAATCATAGAAAGAAGAATGCATGAAGCTCTTGAAGTTTCTCGTAGGTCGGCTGCATTCTGGCTTGCACAGGAGAGCTTCAAGGCTGTGTGATGAGCaaaagcagaaggcaggaaagatCAGGAAAGGAAGGCATGGAGGTGGACGTCTCTCTAAGCCAGTGCATTTTAGAACCACCTGAAGTGCTCTTGAAAAAGACAATTAGATTAGACTCTCTGGGGATGGAACATAGGCATCAGTGGTTTTTAAAGCTTCCCAGGGACTTTAAATGTAGCCAAAGAGCCCATCTCTGAGCCTGTTGCTGGTTTTCACTCTAGTACATGCCGACGGCTGCTGCTATGCAAGGAGCGTACATCTCCCAGTACACGCCTGTGCCGCCGTCTAGTGTCTCAGCTGAGGTAAGAGCTTTCTCGTCTCTTTGGATTGAGGATAGGACAACAAACAGGCAGACTTTCACCTGATCAAGATCTTCCTCTAACAGTGATGCTGGTTCTGTGTTCCCAGTCAGCTGGTAGGTATGTGAGTGAATGTAGGAAATAAGGACTTCGTCTGTGTCCTTGAATGAGGCCCTTCCTCACATTGGACAGACAGTGGTTAATGCTGCTCGTACTGAGTAGTGTCTTGGGAAGAAGACAGAGTGCTCTAATCGTTGAGGAGGTGATgctgtgtgcgcatgtgtgtgtgtgctctcacGGGTGTGCAGAAGGGGGTGGGTCTGGGTGGGTTCTAGTTAGGCTACTTTAGTGGGAAGTCACCAAAGGCATGTGTAAGGTGACCCTCCTACCTTGGCTGTGGTGCAGGAGAGTGGCGGCCAGCAAAATCAGGTGACGGTGGATGCTCCCTCAGATCATGGGGTCTACTCTTTCCAGTTCAACAAGTAACAGCGGTAAGAACCATAGGTTCTCATGTCTGtcatcctcctccctcccctctctggcttCTGCCTCCTTTAGGATCCCCCTCCCCGTCTGTGCTGAGTACAGGCCTacctcttttttgtgtgttttactttATTGAGCTTTGCAgatattacatcttttttttttttttttacaaattgaagtttTATGGCAACCTTGCTTTGAGCAAGTCTgtcagcaccatttttccaacagcatttactcacttcgtgtctctgtgtcacattttggtaattccaaaatatttcaaattttttatacatttgttatggtgatctgtgatcagtaatTATGACTTTCTGAAAGTTCaggtgatggttagcatttttagcgataaaagtactttgaaatttaggtatgcttattttttttaggcataatgctattgcacacctaatagactacagtataatgTAAACATAGTTTCTGTATGTgctgggaaaccaaaaatttcATTTGAACTTGCTTTATTGCGatacttgctttattgcagtggtctggaaccgaaCTGCAATCTCTCTAAGGCATGCCTGTGCAAACGAATTCTCTGCAATGCTGATGCTCCCAGACTCCAGAGGGCCAACCAGGAATACAGACCATCTGTGGGGTCCTGCTAATGACTAACACGCGGTCATCGTTTTTCACTGGCGGGGCCCTGGAAAGAGAAATCTACGcactccctgccctctgcttATTCCTCCATTCCTGATGGAGCCTGGGGGAGCCGTCACTTTTTGTGTGTGCTTCAGCCAAGGAGATCAAaagaactgtttttcttttttttgcaaagaaagttttctattttgttttcaactGCAATATACTCTTTCCATATCCCAAAGAGACAGTGCCTGGAGCTTCTTCTCATCTTTACGCAAAACAGTGTTTGATGTGTTGGGCTTCTCTGGGgaggctttaaaaatttttgtcatttctttttttaaaaaaagaaaaaaaaaaggtgtgaaagaaagaaagatgcagaAGTCCTACTGTGGACCCTCACACAAATTTTAGTTATGGGCTTATTTTGGTGTGTGTAGAAGAATATACAGACTTCAgaagtttcattttataaagtcTTAGTTCATACATCCCGTCTCTTCTTCACACATTTTATGCCTTCTTTCTCTCATCCagactgttctttttctcttttcatacagCAGAGCCTGCCCACTTTgcctttttacagtttttaattttgtgaatttcttttttgaatgaaATTTTGTGTGGACTTTTTAGAGGCCTGGGCAAGGGACAAGGTAGAACACTAAGCAGGCAGTGGAAGCAGCTTgtcctccctctgccttgctGCATCCTCACGACCTTGGAAGAAAGACCAGACTTTGCCTTCAGGAAAGAGAGATGTGATGCAGGCTTGTTAAAGAGACAGTCCCACAGTCTTTGGAAGCCATCcttgagccaaatttggacgAAGACTAGGTCTTTCCTGGAAAGCTCCAAAAGGGTGGACTTTCTGACTTCTGACTGATTCTTCAGATCACTGAGATCAACATCGTGTGAGGAAGTGTCTCTTCTCCAGCGACAGGTTTACAGGAATACCAGCTTTCCTGTTTTCCTGAAGGATCTTCTTTTTTGCCCGGGGTCTCTGTCCTGTCTTCCTATCACACATTGCTGTACTCAGATGAGCCTTTGCAACTGTGACCTTGTTGAATCGACTTGGGCTTTTTCCCCACTGTGGAAGATCATCTGCTTCATCTAGACCAGTAGTTCTGGTCTAGATGAAAAAACCAAGAAGGTGGTTTTGTCCCCTAGAGGCCACTTGGAAATCTCTGGAAATctcttgcctggggctgggggctgtgtGCTCTTGGCATCCAGTGGCCAGAGACCAAGGGTGCTGCTAAAATATCTTACAGTGCACAGGACGGCCCCAGCTCCCCCAGCAAAGAATTATTTGGCTCCAAATATTggtagtgccaaggttgagaaacctcAT
This genomic window contains:
- the RBMS2 gene encoding RNA-binding motif, single-stranded-interacting protein 2 isoform X2, with the translated sequence MLLSVTSRPGISTFGYNKNNKKPYVSLSQQMAPPSPSSSTPNSNSGSNGNDQLSKTNLYIRGLQPGTTDQDLVKLCQSYGKIVSTKAILDKSTNKCKGYGFVDFDSPSAAQKAVTALKASGVQAQMAKQQEQDPTNLYISNLPLSMDEQELEGMLKPFGQVISTRILRDTSGTSRGVGFARMESTEKCEAIITHFNGKYIKTPAGVPAPSDPLLCKFADGGPKKRQNQGKYVQNGRAWPRNGDVGGMALTYDPTTALQNGFYPAPYNITPSRMLAQSALSPYLPSPVSSYQGSVLTPGMDHPISLQPASMMGPITQQLGHLSLSSTGTYMPTAAAMQGAYISQYTPVPPSSVSAEESGGQQNQVTVDAPSDHGVYSFQFNK
- the RBMS2 gene encoding RNA-binding motif, single-stranded-interacting protein 2 isoform X1 yields the protein MLLSVTSRPGISTFGYNKNNKKPYVSLSQQMAPPSPSSSTPNSNSGSNGNDQLSKTNLYIRGLQPGTTDQDLVKLCQSYGKIVSTKAILDKSTNKCKGYGFVDFDSPSAAQKAVTALKASGVQAQMAKQQEQDPTNLYISNLPLSMDEQELEGMLKPFGQVISTRILRDTSGTSRGVGFARMESTEKCEAIITHFNGKYIKTPAGVPAPSDPLLCKFADGGPKKRQNQGKYVQNGRAWPRNGDVGGMALTYDPTTALQNGFYPAPYNITPSRMLAQSALSPYLPSPVSSYQRVTQTSPVQVPNPSWMHHQSYLMQPSGSVLTPGMDHPISLQPASMMGPITQQLGHLSLSSTGTYMPTAAAMQGAYISQYTPVPPSSVSAEESGGQQNQVTVDAPSDHGVYSFQFNK
- the RBMS2 gene encoding RNA-binding motif, single-stranded-interacting protein 2 isoform X3, with the translated sequence MAPPSPSSSTPNSNSGSNGNDQLSKTNLYIRGLQPGTTDQDLVKLCQSYGKIVSTKAILDKSTNKCKGYGFVDFDSPSAAQKAVTALKASGVQAQMAKQQEQDPTNLYISNLPLSMDEQELEGMLKPFGQVISTRILRDTSGTSRGVGFARMESTEKCEAIITHFNGKYIKTPAGVPAPSDPLLCKFADGGPKKRQNQGKYVQNGRAWPRNGDVGGMALTYDPTTALQNGFYPAPYNITPSRMLAQSALSPYLPSPVSSYQRVTQTSPVQVPNPSWMHHQSYLMQPSGSVLTPGMDHPISLQPASMMGPITQQLGHLSLSSTGTYMPTAAAMQGAYISQYTPVPPSSVSAEESGGQQNQVTVDAPSDHGVYSFQFNK